AATATTAACATGATTGCAAAGGAAGGTGCAATGGGGGAACTTAAGACTGTCCCAAACGGATTTGAAGCAGGTTCAGACGTTGCAAATCTTTCTATTTTAGGCTATGACCCAAAACAGTACTATACTGGGAGGGGCCCTCTTGAGGCTTACAGTATTGGTGTAGATCTTATAGAAGGCGATATAGCATTTAGATGCAACATCATAACTGAAGAAAATGGAATAATAAAGGATTACTCCTCAGGCCACATCACAACTCCAGAATCAACAGAGTTAATAAAAAAAGTTTCAGAGTCTTTTGACATAGGGAAATTTTACCCTGGTGTAAGTTACAGGCACTTATTCGTATACAACGGTGAGAACAGCTTTTCCTGCACACCACCACATGATGTAGTGGGCCAGAAAGTATCTGACAATCTAATCAAAGGTAAAAATGCTGACATATTGAACAAGATGATGCTAGATTCAAAAAAAATATTAATGGATCACCCCGTCAATAAAAAGAGAGCCTCTGAAGGCAAAAATCCCGGTAACATGATTTGGCTTTGGGGTCAGGGGAAGAAGATACCAATGGAACCATTCTCACAAAAGTTTGGGATGAAGGGAGGCGTAATCTCTGCAGTTGACCTGATAAAAGGGATAGGATATGGTGCAAAAATGAAGGTCATTAACGTTCCAGGGGCAACAGGATTCATTGATACAAACTATGAGGGAAAGGCAGATTATGCTATTAAAGCTCTTGAAGAGATTGACTTTATCTACATACATGTTGAAGCACCTGATGAAGCAGGGCACTCTGGAAATCTTGAAATGAAGATCAAAGCAATTGAAGACCTAGACAAGAGAGTTGTTGGAAGAATTCTAAACAAAGTTGAAGGAAAAGGATTTGACTACAATATTAGTATAGTAGCAGACCATCCAACACCAATTAAGCTAAAGACACATGTACCTGACCCAGTACCATTTGCAGTTTATTCAGAGAATATTCAGAAGGATAGTACTTCTTGTTATACTGAAAAAGAAGCAAAGAAAGGTAGATTTGGCCTAATAAATGGAAGTGAATTTATAGGGCTTTTAAAGAGTCAATAATTTACTTTTTTGTTTCCTTTTTGCTTTCTTTTGGCTTTTCACTTTCTCTTCTGATAGAGGCCCTGACCATCTGGATAACAGAGCTATTTATCTGATATTTTCCTTTTTCACTTGATAGAATCCCCATAGCTACTAGCTCTTCCAGTTTAGTGTACTGTTTTGTTACTGACTCTTGGGTATCCTTTGCAAGCTGGATATACGTTACTGGCCCTCCACCATACTTTTCAATTATTATCCTGACATCTTCTCTCAAATCTGATGGAACTCTTCTTATATACTCTTCAACTGATGATGGGCCGGTCAAAACTTTTGCAAGGTATCTGTCATCTATAAACTCCACAAAGTTGTCTCTTGTGGCGGTAAACAAAGTAGTATGAAGGAGTTTAAGTAAATCTCTTGGATTTCCCTTTGCCATGCTGTTTGCAAGAACTATTGCACTCTCCTCAAATGGGTAAAGTGGATTAATTATGGATTTTCTCCTGCTATACTCAAGTCTTTTTTGGACAAGTTTTATTGCCCGCTCATCAGAGAGCGGTTCAGAGAACAACTCATTATGGAGCCTTGCTACAAAGGCAGGATTAATTTCTCTTATCCTATCATAGGCATTGTTGGTACAGGCCATGATAAAAACGCTTGACTCTGGCATGTTACTTATGAACTCTCTTATGAACTCAAAGAAAAGAATAAGATCGGTATTTGGAGCTGTTAGTATATTCTCCATTTCGTCAATTATGAGTGCAGATCTCTTGTATTCTCCTAGATAGTCAATAAGTTGATTTCCAATATCTTGGGAGTTGTAATTTGCTCTTGTAAGCTCAGAATCTTCATACTCTTCAACAACGGGTGCAGATCTTGCACCTCCTGAGAAGAATCTTTTTATTTTCTGGAAAAATGAAAGTTTTTCTTCTTGGTAAAGCTGCTCATATGCGCCTTCTCCAAACTCTGATTCTTCTGCAATAGCCACTTCTTCAACGGACTGCTCTATTCCTTCTTCCTCTTCGTATTCGGAGAAGTATGAGAATATATCCAAAGTTGTTTTAATTATATCATTTGAGTCAATCTTTTGGTAGATTGACATTCCTCCGGATTCCTGTATTAGTTTGTGAACTCCTTTAAGTCTCTGCGTTTTTCCTGAACCCAATGGCCCAACTAGAGAAAGGGCTATACCCGAATTTTCTCCAATAACATCTGAAAGAATATCTGCAATACGAGAATCTATCTCTTGAGAAACGTGAATCTTTTCGATATCCCTTATAGCCTCAGACGATAGATCTGTGAATGGATTTTTTTCCAAACCAAATCTTTCATATGAGGAAGAAACATCTATCTTAAACATAATTATCCCATTATTAGTTATTTATTAAAGATTACCATCTTTTTACATAAGTTTGATTTATATTAAAAAATAATAATGTAAAAAACTATTTAAAGATTTCGGTAATCATCTTCATATTTTGTTATCTAGAGTAAATATTTTTTCCATGGAAAAAGTTATAAGTAATTTTATACTCCATTTATTAATGGCTTCTATAGAAACATTCCTATCTCAGTATTGGATGATAATATTTGCAGCCTTAATTGTATTATTTATTGTACTTATTTTTCTAGTTAGAGTTGTTTCCAAGAAAAAGAAGGGTAAATCTGGTATACCTGGGATCAAAATTCCAGAAAAGGTATCTATATTTGATAAGCAAAAAACAGTAGAACCTGAAATAAAGAAAGAGGAAATAAAACCTCAGAGCTATGAAGCCTCTCCAATAAAAGTTTCAGAAGCCGCATATGAAACACCAAAGATACAAGAGCGAAGAAAAATCAATACTTGGGCAGATTTTATTATAGAAATTGATAATCTGTCAAATAGTCTTGTAGATGCAAAAGCTCATGAATACTTCAAGATGAGCCAGATGTATAGGGATTTAACAAGATACTACTTTGATAATATACAAAATCCAAACATTGAGAAAACTGACATGGACAACGCTTGGAAAAAACTTGAAACTTGTTATAGTAAAATCCAAAAACTTTTAGAAAATATTTAGGTGTTTTAATGAATAAAAAAATATTGGCAATATTTTTGCTTAGTATTATATTCACTGGTTTATTGCCCGTGATGTTATCACAGGAAGAAGATGGAAAATCTATCACGATTAAAGTACCTGCAGTAAAAAGGACAGATGCCGGTCTTGAAGGGGCTGTTTTTGATGCCACAGTTCTTGTAAAACCAGGTACGGGAAGGGTATTTGTTGATACATGGCCTTTATCAGAGCTTGATACGCAGGCTTCATGTAGATTTGCATCTGTAGTTGCATCAGACATACTAAAGGTATCCCACTCAAAATATGATTATTTCTATACAATTAGAGCAGATTCTCCAATAATTGGGGGGCCTTCTGCTGGAGCAGCGCTTACTATTGCTACAATAGCCTCAATCAAGGGGCTTGATATAGATCCTAATGTCATGATGACCGGGATGATAAATCCTGATGGTACTGTAGGCCCAGTAGGAGGAATATTGGAGAAGATAATGGGTGCAAATGCAAAAGGTATTAAAGTATTCTTAATCCCAAGTGGGCAATCAATTATCCAAATAATTGAAGAGGGTAAAATTGATACAGTTAATGTAATTGAGTATTCAAAGAGCCGCTGGGGCATTACAGTAATCGAAGTTGACGATGCCGTTGATGCTCTGTGGTACTTTACAGGTTACAGGATACATGAAGATACCCCTCCATCCAAAGTTATCGTTAATACTGATTTCATAAAAGATAGGGCGCTTTCTGATTTTGTCGCAGTAGAGAAACTAGCTAAAATTACAAGTAATAAACTAAATTCTGAAACAATAGGTTACAGGGAATACCAGACTTTAGATGAATTTCTAACTAGAGCAAATACTAATATTGACACAGCAAAAACTAATCTTTCAGAAAAAAGATACTACAGCGCAATGAGCAATATATTCAATGCCAAAATACAACTTAACTATATCAGCGATTCAATTGATGTAATGATAAACAAGGATTCAAACTTTGTCAAAGCAAAGATCGAAGCTGCTCAAAAAGAGTTAGACGAAGCAAATGAACTAATTGCAAATGAATCCTTGAATATCAGAGGGATCACCTCCTTTGAATGCCTAGCAGCATCAGAGAAAAGAGCCATTGAAGCTGAGAATCTAATAGCTGAGGCGTGGAAGAACTTCTATAATCAAAAATACTATGATGCTATTTACTACTCAAACTTTGCTCAAGAAAGGGCAAAAACAGCAAAACTATGGATGGATGTAAGTAAGGAAAATTCTACTGGAGAAGCCACAATTGATGAATCGCAAATAAAATATACTGCAAGTCAGAGAATTGAAGATGCAAGATTGAGTCTTGTTTATGCACAAACATTAGTAGGTCAGAATACATTACTCACTCAAAG
The Methanofastidiosum sp. DNA segment above includes these coding regions:
- a CDS encoding cofactor-independent phosphoglycerate mutase — translated: MKYIVVCGDGMADYPLEDKGNKTVLELSDIPNINMIAKEGAMGELKTVPNGFEAGSDVANLSILGYDPKQYYTGRGPLEAYSIGVDLIEGDIAFRCNIITEENGIIKDYSSGHITTPESTELIKKVSESFDIGKFYPGVSYRHLFVYNGENSFSCTPPHDVVGQKVSDNLIKGKNADILNKMMLDSKKILMDHPVNKKRASEGKNPGNMIWLWGQGKKIPMEPFSQKFGMKGGVISAVDLIKGIGYGAKMKVINVPGATGFIDTNYEGKADYAIKALEEIDFIYIHVEAPDEAGHSGNLEMKIKAIEDLDKRVVGRILNKVEGKGFDYNISIVADHPTPIKLKTHVPDPVPFAVYSENIQKDSTSCYTEKEAKKGRFGLINGSEFIGLLKSQ
- a CDS encoding ATPase encodes the protein MFKIDVSSSYERFGLEKNPFTDLSSEAIRDIEKIHVSQEIDSRIADILSDVIGENSGIALSLVGPLGSGKTQRLKGVHKLIQESGGMSIYQKIDSNDIIKTTLDIFSYFSEYEEEEGIEQSVEEVAIAEESEFGEGAYEQLYQEEKLSFFQKIKRFFSGGARSAPVVEEYEDSELTRANYNSQDIGNQLIDYLGEYKRSALIIDEMENILTAPNTDLILFFEFIREFISNMPESSVFIMACTNNAYDRIREINPAFVARLHNELFSEPLSDERAIKLVQKRLEYSRRKSIINPLYPFEESAIVLANSMAKGNPRDLLKLLHTTLFTATRDNFVEFIDDRYLAKVLTGPSSVEEYIRRVPSDLREDVRIIIEKYGGGPVTYIQLAKDTQESVTKQYTKLEELVAMGILSSEKGKYQINSSVIQMVRASIRRESEKPKESKKETKK